The following proteins are encoded in a genomic region of Nicoliella spurrieriana:
- the lysS gene encoding lysine--tRNA ligase, which translates to MNDQMRVRFDKMNELRQEGIDPFGHAFKRTYLAKQLHDEFNDLSKEAIEELGKTAVIAGRMVAKRGKGKVGFADIKDRTGRIQIYVRKDVVGEENYHIFKRSDIGDHLGVEGDIIKTDMGELTIRATHITFLSKALRPLPDKFHGLQNKEQKYRQRYLDLISNQESFDRFQKRTKIISAVRSYLDNEMDCTEVETPVLHAQAGGANARPFITHHNALDIDLYLRIALELPLKRLIVGGMERVYEIGRVFRNEGMDPNHNPEFTELESYIAYFDFKDVMDETEGIFKAAANAVTDDGKVTYKGQELDFSKPFARKHMVDAIKEVTGVDFWKEMSVEDARKIADEHDVKYEDYWKVGHIINAFFEQFVEDTIKQPTFIYGHPVEISPLAKKNADDPRFTDRFELYIAGTEYGNAFTELNDPIDQRQRFEAQAAEKAAGNDEAQGIDEDFVEALSYGMPPTGGLGIGIDRLVMLLTDAESIRDVILFPTMRPEDNSQPENNN; encoded by the coding sequence ATGAATGATCAAATGCGCGTTCGTTTTGATAAGATGAACGAGCTTCGCCAAGAGGGTATTGATCCCTTTGGTCATGCGTTCAAAAGAACTTACTTAGCAAAGCAACTTCATGATGAATTTAATGATTTAAGCAAAGAGGCCATTGAAGAATTAGGTAAAACAGCAGTAATTGCTGGTCGAATGGTTGCTAAGCGTGGTAAGGGGAAGGTTGGGTTCGCAGATATTAAGGACCGGACCGGCCGGATTCAAATTTACGTACGGAAGGACGTTGTTGGTGAGGAAAACTACCACATTTTTAAACGTTCTGATATTGGTGACCACCTTGGAGTGGAGGGTGACATCATTAAGACCGACATGGGTGAATTGACCATTCGAGCTACTCACATTACGTTCTTATCGAAGGCATTACGGCCATTACCAGATAAGTTCCATGGATTACAAAATAAGGAACAAAAGTATCGTCAACGGTACCTGGATTTAATCTCTAACCAGGAAAGTTTTGACCGCTTCCAAAAGCGGACTAAGATTATTTCTGCAGTTAGAAGTTATCTTGATAATGAAATGGACTGTACTGAAGTTGAAACGCCAGTTCTGCATGCCCAAGCTGGGGGTGCGAACGCACGTCCATTTATTACACACCACAATGCTTTGGATATTGATCTCTACCTTAGAATTGCCCTAGAATTACCATTAAAGCGTTTAATCGTTGGTGGAATGGAACGGGTTTATGAAATTGGTCGGGTCTTTAGAAATGAAGGGATGGATCCTAACCATAACCCTGAGTTTACTGAATTAGAATCATACATTGCATATTTTGATTTTAAGGATGTAATGGATGAAACCGAAGGAATCTTTAAAGCTGCTGCAAATGCAGTTACTGATGATGGAAAGGTTACTTACAAGGGCCAAGAACTTGACTTTAGTAAGCCCTTTGCACGTAAACACATGGTCGATGCAATTAAGGAAGTTACCGGTGTTGATTTCTGGAAGGAAATGAGCGTTGAAGATGCCCGCAAGATTGCTGATGAACATGATGTTAAATATGAAGATTACTGGAAGGTAGGACACATTATTAATGCGTTCTTCGAACAATTTGTTGAAGATACCATTAAACAACCAACTTTTATTTATGGACATCCAGTTGAAATCTCACCATTGGCGAAGAAAAATGCTGACGATCCTCGTTTTACTGACCGTTTCGAACTTTACATTGCCGGAACTGAATATGGAAATGCCTTTACTGAGTTGAACGATCCAATCGATCAAAGACAACGGTTTGAGGCTCAAGCTGCTGAAAAGGCTGCCGGAAATGATGAAGCCCAGGGAATTGATGAAGATTTTGTTGAAGCATTATCATACGGGATGCCACCAACTGGGGGGCTAGGAATTGGAATTGATCGGTTAGTAATGTTATTGACCGATGCTGAATCGATTCGGGATGTGATTTTATTCCCAACGATGCGTCCAGAGGACAATTCACAACCAGAAAATAATAATTAG
- the dusB gene encoding tRNA dihydrouridine synthase DusB: protein MKNDSWKIGNIEIPNRVVVAPMAGVTNSAFRIICKKFGAGLVVCEMISDRGLMYRNKKTMTMIGVDPMEHPMSIQIFGGSKETLVQAAEFIDQQTDADIIDINMGCPVNKVVRTDAGSKWLLDPDKIYEMAKAVTSAVDKPVTLKMRTGWDRDHIYAVENALAAQEAGISALAMHGRTRAQMYQGHSDWDVLHEVANHISIPFMGNGDVRTPQEAKQMLEEVGADAVMMGRAVEGNPWILKQTTHYLDTGELLPEPTVEEKIQTAKEHLHRLVELKGDNVAPREFRGQAAYYLKGISHSARARAALNNANTEAEMNAIFDRFVEKQARRVTRMA, encoded by the coding sequence ATGAAAAATGATAGTTGGAAAATTGGTAACATTGAGATTCCTAACCGGGTCGTAGTCGCTCCAATGGCAGGAGTTACTAATTCGGCATTCAGAATTATTTGTAAAAAATTCGGGGCTGGATTAGTAGTTTGTGAAATGATTTCTGATCGTGGATTAATGTATCGGAACAAAAAGACGATGACCATGATTGGTGTCGACCCAATGGAACACCCAATGAGTATTCAAATTTTTGGTGGTAGTAAGGAAACGTTAGTTCAAGCTGCTGAATTTATCGATCAACAAACTGACGCTGATATTATCGATATTAATATGGGTTGTCCCGTCAATAAGGTGGTTAGAACCGATGCTGGTTCTAAGTGGCTCTTGGATCCAGATAAAATTTATGAAATGGCGAAAGCAGTTACTAGTGCGGTCGATAAGCCAGTTACCCTTAAGATGCGGACTGGTTGGGATCGTGATCACATCTATGCGGTTGAAAATGCACTTGCTGCTCAAGAAGCTGGGATCTCTGCACTTGCTATGCACGGTCGGACCCGTGCGCAAATGTATCAAGGGCATTCTGATTGGGATGTGTTACACGAAGTAGCAAACCACATCTCGATTCCATTTATGGGCAATGGTGATGTTAGAACTCCGCAAGAAGCTAAGCAAATGCTTGAAGAAGTGGGTGCAGATGCTGTAATGATGGGGAGAGCAGTTGAAGGGAATCCATGGATCTTAAAACAAACGACCCACTATTTGGATACTGGTGAATTATTACCTGAACCGACCGTTGAAGAAAAAATCCAAACTGCAAAGGAACACTTACACCGGTTAGTTGAGCTAAAGGGTGATAATGTGGCACCACGTGAATTCCGTGGGCAAGCTGCATATTACCTAAAGGGAATTTCACACTCAGCCCGTGCCCGCGCTGCCTTGAACAATGCTAATACCGAAGCTGAAATGAATGCTATTTTTGATCGATTTGTTGAAAAACAAGCACGGCGGGTAACTAGAATGGCTTAA
- the hslO gene encoding Hsp33 family molecular chaperone HslO, producing the protein MQNDHLVKSITKDGMFRAYAIDATGVVAEAQKRQATWSASSAALGRTLVGGLLLSASVLKGQETMTIQINGGGPVGTIMVDADANGHVKGYVQHPHVHLPLNRVHKIDVGKAVGVNGFMQVMKSMGGDEPYSSSVPLASGEIGDDFTYYLAQSEQIPSAVGVSVFVNDDNSIKVAGGYLIQTLPDADDAAIDRLEKRLKQIPMVSELLLSQQSPNDILNLIFGEDNLEYLTDTPVEFTCNCSKKRFAKSLSRVSPDELRAIIAEDHGAELICHFCGARYNYDEEELKSILAVSEKRVELDAQKDDNEAKK; encoded by the coding sequence ATGCAAAATGATCATTTAGTCAAAAGCATTACTAAGGATGGAATGTTTAGGGCCTATGCCATTGACGCTACGGGGGTAGTGGCCGAGGCACAAAAACGGCAAGCAACCTGGAGCGCATCATCTGCTGCGCTAGGGCGAACGTTAGTGGGGGGCTTGTTATTATCTGCTTCCGTTTTGAAGGGTCAAGAAACAATGACGATTCAAATTAACGGTGGCGGCCCCGTGGGGACGATTATGGTCGATGCCGATGCAAATGGGCATGTCAAGGGCTACGTTCAGCATCCGCATGTCCATCTACCACTTAATCGGGTTCATAAAATTGACGTTGGAAAAGCAGTGGGGGTCAACGGCTTTATGCAGGTAATGAAGAGTATGGGTGGCGACGAACCTTATTCTAGTAGTGTGCCCCTTGCATCTGGTGAAATTGGTGATGATTTCACTTACTACCTTGCGCAATCGGAGCAAATTCCATCTGCAGTTGGGGTATCCGTCTTCGTCAATGACGATAATTCAATTAAGGTGGCCGGTGGATATTTAATTCAAACCCTTCCAGATGCAGATGATGCTGCAATTGATCGGCTTGAAAAACGGCTTAAGCAGATTCCAATGGTTTCTGAACTATTGTTATCTCAACAATCACCTAATGATATTTTAAATTTAATTTTTGGTGAAGATAATTTGGAATACCTAACTGATACACCGGTTGAATTTACCTGCAACTGCTCTAAAAAGCGGTTTGCAAAGTCATTATCACGGGTCAGTCCGGACGAACTGCGGGCAATCATTGCTGAAGACCATGGTGCGGAATTAATTTGCCATTTTTGTGGAGCCCGTTATAATTATGATGAAGAAGAATTAAAATCAATTTTAGCCGTTAGTGAAAAACGGGTGGAATTAGATGCACAAAAAGATGATAATGAAGCAAAAAAATAA
- the ftsH gene encoding ATP-dependent zinc metalloprotease FtsH: MKNNKNGLFRSSLFYIVIAMLLIGVLYFVSGNGNSGQTQQIQSSQFISSLKSEKVKNFSVQPSGGVYKITGEYRTAQSASNSNKSTFTLGAPKSTKVTNFSTTILKNNASVSEVNKAANRSDTKMSVKPAESNSIWLNIIVYILPMILLVFFFYTMMNQAGRGGGGGIMKFSKSKAKPTDSKENKVRFSDVAGEDEEKQELVEVVEFLKNPKKYSSLGATIPHGVLLEGPPGTGKTLLAKAVAGEANVPFFSISGSDFVEMFVGVGASRVRDLFEQAKKAAPAIIFIDEIDAVGRKRGSGTGGGHDEREQTLNQLLVEMDGFSGNEGVIVIAATNRADVLDNALTRPGRFDRKVLVGRPDIKGREAILKVHAKGKPLADNVDLHAIAQQTPGFVGADLANLLNEAALLAARRDKKLIGPAELDEAEDRVIAGPAKKNHVVNQQEQRTVANHEAGHTIVGLVLNDARVVHKVTIVPRGRAGGYAIMLPKEDQQLLSKKNAMEQIAGLMGGRTAEEIIFNSESSGASNDFEQATNIARAMVTQYGMSDKLGTVQLESPTQEPYAQPRYSDATAALIDSEVRRIINEGHATARKIIEEHREQHKVIADALLKYETLDEKQIISLYKTGKMPTEDSEYPSEAATFEQTKEEKDKQERARDQQFESEADQQAKQQDDSNHDADHDDNDKA, translated from the coding sequence ATGAAAAACAATAAAAACGGACTATTCCGAAGTAGTCTGTTCTATATTGTTATTGCCATGTTATTGATCGGGGTTCTCTACTTCGTCAGTGGTAATGGCAATAGCGGTCAGACTCAACAAATCCAATCGAGTCAATTCATAAGTTCATTAAAATCGGAAAAAGTTAAGAATTTCTCTGTACAGCCTTCTGGTGGTGTTTATAAGATTACTGGTGAATATCGCACCGCTCAATCCGCAAGTAATTCTAACAAGAGCACCTTTACTCTAGGGGCGCCCAAGAGTACCAAGGTAACTAATTTTTCAACTACGATTTTAAAGAATAATGCTTCTGTTTCAGAAGTTAATAAGGCAGCTAATCGCTCTGATACTAAAATGAGCGTGAAGCCTGCCGAATCAAATAGTATTTGGTTAAATATAATTGTATACATCCTACCAATGATCCTGTTGGTATTTTTCTTCTACACGATGATGAACCAAGCCGGTCGTGGTGGTGGTGGCGGCATCATGAAGTTTAGCAAGAGTAAGGCTAAACCAACTGATAGTAAGGAAAACAAAGTTCGTTTTTCAGACGTTGCTGGTGAAGATGAAGAAAAACAAGAATTAGTTGAAGTGGTTGAATTCTTAAAGAACCCAAAGAAGTATTCATCGCTTGGCGCTACGATTCCACATGGGGTCCTTTTGGAAGGGCCTCCAGGAACTGGAAAAACGTTATTAGCGAAGGCGGTTGCCGGTGAGGCAAACGTACCATTCTTCTCAATTTCTGGTTCTGACTTCGTAGAAATGTTCGTAGGGGTCGGAGCCAGCCGGGTTCGTGACCTGTTTGAACAGGCTAAGAAAGCTGCTCCTGCCATCATCTTTATTGATGAAATTGATGCCGTTGGTCGAAAGCGGGGGTCAGGCACCGGTGGTGGTCATGATGAACGTGAACAAACCCTTAACCAATTGCTAGTTGAAATGGATGGGTTCAGTGGTAATGAAGGGGTAATTGTGATCGCAGCGACTAACCGTGCTGATGTCTTGGATAACGCTTTGACTAGACCGGGTCGATTTGACCGGAAGGTATTAGTGGGTCGTCCAGATATTAAGGGCCGTGAAGCCATCCTTAAGGTGCACGCCAAGGGCAAACCATTGGCCGATAACGTTGATTTACATGCAATTGCTCAACAAACCCCTGGGTTTGTGGGGGCCGATTTGGCTAACTTATTAAACGAAGCTGCTTTACTAGCTGCTCGACGTGATAAGAAGTTAATCGGGCCCGCTGAATTAGACGAAGCAGAAGACCGGGTAATTGCCGGTCCTGCTAAGAAGAACCACGTTGTTAACCAACAAGAACAACGAACGGTCGCTAATCACGAAGCCGGGCATACAATTGTTGGGTTAGTATTAAATGATGCACGGGTCGTTCATAAGGTAACCATCGTTCCACGGGGCCGTGCTGGTGGATATGCAATTATGTTACCGAAGGAAGACCAACAGTTACTATCTAAGAAAAATGCAATGGAACAAATTGCTGGATTAATGGGTGGTCGGACTGCTGAAGAAATTATCTTTAACTCCGAGTCATCTGGAGCTTCAAATGATTTTGAACAAGCAACTAACATCGCCCGGGCAATGGTTACACAGTACGGAATGAGTGATAAACTGGGAACGGTTCAACTCGAAAGTCCGACCCAAGAGCCTTACGCTCAGCCACGTTATTCTGATGCAACCGCTGCTTTAATCGATTCAGAAGTACGGCGCATTATTAACGAGGGGCATGCAACCGCTAGAAAGATCATTGAGGAACACCGTGAACAACATAAGGTCATTGCTGACGCATTGTTGAAGTACGAAACCCTTGATGAAAAGCAAATTATCAGCCTTTATAAGACTGGTAAGATGCCAACAGAGGATAGCGAGTACCCTAGTGAAGCTGCTACCTTCGAACAAACGAAGGAAGAAAAGGATAAGCAAGAACGGGCTCGTGATCAACAGTTTGAATCAGAAGCTGATCAACAAGCAAAGCAACAAGATGATTCTAATCATGATGCTGATCATGACGATAACGATAAAGCTTAA
- the hpt gene encoding hypoxanthine phosphoribosyltransferase: MNNDILKTVCDQKHIQQVCKRLGEEITKDYQGKEPLVVGVLNGAIFFMTDVVRYMDLYLSIDFIDVSSYNGGTQSSGTVKLIKDLDSDVKGRDVIIVEDIIETGRTLNYIKDLLNDRGANSIKMCTLVDKPEARIEPLPVDYVGIDVPNEFLVGYGLDYQGKYRNLPYIGVLKPEVYQTKN; the protein is encoded by the coding sequence ATGAATAACGACATATTGAAAACTGTCTGTGATCAAAAGCACATTCAGCAAGTTTGTAAGCGACTTGGTGAGGAAATTACTAAGGATTACCAAGGTAAGGAACCATTGGTGGTAGGGGTATTGAACGGTGCCATTTTCTTTATGACCGATGTTGTTCGTTATATGGACTTGTACTTATCAATCGATTTTATCGATGTGTCTAGTTATAATGGTGGCACTCAATCTTCAGGAACGGTTAAGTTAATTAAGGACTTAGATAGTGATGTTAAGGGGCGGGATGTAATCATTGTTGAAGACATCATCGAAACCGGCCGGACATTAAACTACATCAAGGATTTATTAAATGATCGTGGTGCTAATTCCATTAAGATGTGTACGCTGGTCGATAAACCAGAAGCACGAATTGAGCCGCTTCCGGTGGATTACGTTGGAATCGATGTTCCAAACGAATTTTTAGTGGGCTATGGACTTGATTATCAAGGCAAGTATCGGAACCTACCATACATTGGGGTATTAAAGCCCGAAGTTTATCAAACAAAAAATTAG
- the tilS gene encoding tRNA lysidine(34) synthetase TilS produces the protein MDLELRKRFASNVFHHQWWQSDQPVVVAVSTGVDSMVLLDLLQHLRNERPRIIVAHVNHELRNASNTEQQFITNYCHARNIELVIGRWPLADHPQSGIEEAARKFRYAFFERVMKQFNAKWLLTAHHQNDQAETVLMKLMRGDNLTQIRGIQPNRPFGNGQLVRPLLPFDKQTVLDYAREDGVKWYEDSTNHNDDVTRNRIRHHLLPMMERENPRIVPALSRFADQLSATVAVNQFLVKRVVTKLKLQTEYQLAPFLQMPLELQVQCMAIISSELGERPLSEKHLQMMVTILNNQQKPQGDYKINSRIILHKNYDCFKLEFNKNVKKNTIKIQQIMVRLNHWYQVNDRMSVGVFAPSQTTNYPSVRTTDFQLNDDQLPLLIRPWRSSDRIVLKSGGHQKIKRIFIDQKIAVVDRRLAMVLVDQKGTVLSLLGYKDSVFPKRFEDGHSYRLLVRT, from the coding sequence ATGGATTTGGAACTTAGAAAGCGCTTTGCTAGTAATGTTTTTCATCATCAATGGTGGCAGAGCGATCAACCAGTCGTGGTGGCAGTTTCCACCGGGGTGGATTCAATGGTGCTATTGGATCTATTACAACACTTACGAAACGAGCGGCCCCGCATCATTGTTGCTCACGTGAATCACGAATTAAGAAACGCTAGTAATACTGAACAACAGTTTATTACCAACTATTGTCATGCCCGAAACATCGAGTTGGTAATTGGGCGGTGGCCACTCGCTGACCATCCACAAAGTGGCATCGAGGAGGCAGCCCGTAAATTTCGATATGCCTTCTTTGAACGGGTCATGAAGCAATTCAATGCTAAATGGTTATTAACTGCTCACCACCAAAATGATCAGGCTGAAACGGTACTAATGAAATTAATGCGTGGTGATAATCTTACTCAAATTCGCGGAATACAACCCAATCGTCCGTTTGGCAATGGCCAGTTGGTAAGACCACTATTACCATTTGATAAGCAAACGGTACTTGATTATGCACGTGAAGATGGCGTGAAATGGTATGAGGATTCCACTAACCATAATGACGACGTGACTAGAAATCGAATTCGCCATCACTTGTTACCCATGATGGAGCGGGAAAATCCACGAATTGTACCAGCTCTCAGCCGCTTTGCAGACCAACTATCAGCAACGGTAGCGGTCAATCAGTTCCTAGTTAAACGCGTCGTTACGAAATTGAAGCTACAAACCGAATACCAATTGGCGCCATTTCTACAAATGCCATTAGAGCTACAAGTGCAATGCATGGCGATAATTAGTAGCGAGTTGGGCGAACGACCACTATCTGAAAAGCACCTCCAGATGATGGTGACGATTTTAAATAATCAGCAAAAACCCCAGGGTGATTATAAAATTAATTCGCGGATAATACTGCATAAAAATTACGATTGCTTTAAATTAGAATTTAATAAAAATGTTAAGAAAAATACAATCAAAATTCAGCAAATTATGGTAAGATTAAACCACTGGTACCAAGTTAATGACCGAATGAGTGTGGGAGTGTTTGCCCCCAGTCAGACCACCAACTACCCGAGCGTACGGACCACTGATTTTCAGCTAAATGATGATCAATTGCCACTTTTAATTAGACCATGGCGAAGTAGTGACCGAATTGTTTTAAAATCTGGTGGGCATCAAAAAATCAAGCGAATCTTCATTGATCAAAAAATAGCCGTTGTCGACCGGCGTCTGGCAATGGTGTTGGTTGATCAAAAGGGCACCGTTCTATCGTTGCTGGGTTATAAGGACTCGGTTTTCCCAAAGCGATTTGAGGACGGGCATTCATATCGATTATTAGTGCGGACTTAA
- a CDS encoding S1 domain-containing RNA-binding protein, translated as MAIEVGAKIPGKVSGITNFGAFVDLGDHKTGLVHISEVSDGFVKDIHDVLKVGDQVNVKVLKIGDDGKIALSMKQANDEHSHNNEHHGNGHFNNHNDHHSRGDHNDRQNFHGRGGNNHFNNHHGESNNDHQNNKTDDFDDMMSKFLKQSDSRLATIKKNTEGKRGGRGGRWS; from the coding sequence ATGGCAATTGAAGTTGGAGCAAAAATTCCCGGTAAAGTTTCTGGAATTACTAATTTTGGGGCTTTCGTTGATTTAGGTGATCACAAGACTGGATTAGTACACATTAGTGAGGTTTCTGATGGTTTCGTTAAGGATATTCACGATGTACTTAAGGTTGGCGACCAGGTAAATGTTAAGGTCTTAAAAATTGGTGATGATGGAAAGATTGCTCTTTCAATGAAACAAGCAAACGATGAGCATAGTCACAATAACGAACATCATGGCAATGGTCACTTTAATAACCATAATGACCACCATAGTCGTGGTGACCATAACGACCGCCAAAACTTTCATGGTCGCGGTGGTAATAACCACTTTAATAACCATCATGGTGAAAGCAACAACGACCATCAAAATAATAAGACTGATGATTTTGATGACATGATGTCTAAATTCCTCAAACAAAGCGATAGTCGTTTAGCGACGATTAAAAAGAATACTGAAGGTAAACGCGGTGGCCGTGGCGGTCGCTGGAGTTAA
- a CDS encoding FtsB family cell division protein: MKNSNVKWLNNAYTKRHYRKIKWSFVNRPKFRRIFVVITILLAFSIPLLIGIHQSNAQRTMIQKQTAVSKKTLATARAHNQELKLDVKQLNNSEYVQQLIRDKYYYTKSGETVYSLPNDVAKDVTQN, translated from the coding sequence ATGAAGAATAGTAATGTGAAGTGGCTTAATAATGCCTATACCAAGCGGCACTATCGTAAGATTAAATGGTCATTCGTTAATCGGCCTAAGTTTAGAAGGATTTTTGTGGTAATTACCATTCTATTAGCATTTTCAATCCCGCTATTGATCGGCATCCACCAATCTAATGCACAGAGGACGATGATTCAAAAACAAACCGCAGTTAGTAAAAAAACATTAGCTACTGCTAGGGCGCATAATCAGGAATTAAAGTTAGATGTTAAGCAGTTAAATAATTCTGAATACGTTCAACAACTAATTCGTGATAAATATTACTACACCAAGTCAGGTGAAACCGTCTATAGTTTACCGAATGATGTTGCTAAGGACGTTACGCAAAATTAA
- a CDS encoding RNA-binding S4 domain-containing protein yields the protein MRLDKFLKISRIIKRRTVAKSISDQGRIEINGRVAKSSTNVSPRDQLVIKFGNKTLTIEVVQLTETTKKADADKMYKVLSEDYEHDYQNEQF from the coding sequence ATGAGGTTAGATAAATTTTTGAAAATTTCTAGAATTATTAAAAGAAGAACGGTCGCTAAGAGCATTTCCGACCAGGGCCGCATCGAAATTAATGGACGGGTCGCTAAGTCATCCACTAACGTTAGCCCCCGTGATCAGCTAGTAATTAAGTTTGGGAATAAGACGTTAACGATCGAAGTGGTTCAACTTACTGAAACCACTAAAAAGGCCGATGCTGATAAGATGTACAAGGTATTAAGTGAAGACTACGAACATGATTATCAAAATGAGCAATTTTAA
- a CDS encoding putative polysaccharide biosynthesis protein: MKSNSQVKLVMSGAGILTLSSLIAKVLSAAYRIPLQNLVGNVGFYIYQQVYPIYGIGMTFALSGLPVMISKLIAEEPDLPRRIGLAKRIHLILCGAALLIFLGLQLGAVPIADQMGDVRLAPVIRAVSWMFLLMPFLSTSRGLFQGTLNMVPTAVSQVVEQLVRISIIIVVAWSAHRHHWDLYLMGRDAMFSSPIAALFSSLVLLGFSWPLLIQAGQKPRIKTSSLVRKLFNEGGTICLLSSLMIMMQLVDSFTIRRGLLQSGVTGLMSQDIKGVYDRAQPLVQVGLVIGTSFASAALPSLSKSIQDRQNRAFETTAQLMVKSSLVITVLLTAGMIILMPSINFILFGSVAGSFTLAVYCVSIVIVTLITTNNSILQGVGNFRIGFYAVLVSIVVKALITERMVASSGIIGGSVSTLIALLAGLLVNEIGLKNRIKIKPYSFELVGKLIVATVTMLCIVGLIQGMLNSIFPFPRGRMMTLLIVLVSTMGGVITAVIAVLGLKIFTRAELMSLPVISRFMKR; the protein is encoded by the coding sequence ATGAAAAGTAACTCGCAAGTTAAATTAGTGATGAGTGGGGCCGGCATTTTAACGCTGTCCTCACTGATTGCTAAGGTGTTAAGCGCCGCCTATCGGATTCCACTGCAAAACTTAGTGGGCAACGTGGGGTTTTATATTTATCAACAGGTCTATCCCATCTACGGAATCGGGATGACCTTTGCCCTTTCCGGACTGCCGGTAATGATTTCTAAATTAATTGCAGAAGAACCGGACTTGCCACGGCGAATCGGTCTAGCAAAGCGGATTCATCTAATCCTGTGTGGTGCGGCTTTGCTAATCTTTTTGGGGTTACAATTGGGAGCGGTCCCAATTGCTGATCAAATGGGTGACGTACGACTGGCACCCGTCATCAGGGCGGTTAGTTGGATGTTTTTATTAATGCCATTTCTTTCGACCAGTCGGGGATTGTTTCAAGGAACTTTGAACATGGTGCCAACGGCAGTCTCACAGGTAGTCGAGCAGCTGGTCCGAATATCGATCATCATCGTGGTCGCTTGGTCAGCCCATCGCCACCATTGGGATTTATACCTAATGGGGCGCGACGCAATGTTTTCATCCCCCATTGCTGCGCTCTTTTCTAGCCTGGTGTTATTGGGATTTAGTTGGCCGCTATTAATTCAAGCGGGGCAAAAGCCGCGGATTAAGACCAGCTCGTTAGTTCGAAAGTTATTTAACGAGGGAGGAACGATTTGTCTGCTATCATCGTTAATGATCATGATGCAACTAGTTGATTCATTCACGATTAGAAGGGGGCTGCTACAGTCTGGGGTAACTGGATTGATGTCCCAAGACATTAAGGGGGTCTACGACCGGGCTCAACCATTGGTGCAAGTCGGACTGGTGATTGGGACCTCGTTCGCCTCTGCCGCATTGCCATCGCTTTCAAAGTCGATTCAAGACCGCCAGAACCGTGCGTTTGAAACCACTGCTCAATTAATGGTGAAGAGTAGTCTGGTAATTACGGTTTTGCTGACGGCAGGGATGATCATATTGATGCCTTCGATTAATTTCATTTTGTTCGGTAGTGTAGCGGGGAGTTTTACGTTGGCCGTTTACTGCGTTAGCATTGTAATCGTGACCTTAATTACAACTAACAATAGTATCCTACAGGGTGTTGGTAACTTCCGAATTGGTTTTTACGCGGTATTAGTAAGCATCGTGGTGAAGGCGTTGATTACCGAACGAATGGTTGCAAGCAGTGGAATTATCGGTGGGAGCGTTTCAACGCTCATCGCACTATTAGCGGGGTTGTTAGTTAATGAGATAGGGTTAAAAAACCGGATTAAAATTAAGCCATATTCATTCGAATTAGTGGGGAAATTGATTGTAGCTACGGTCACGATGCTGTGCATTGTAGGCTTAATTCAGGGGATGCTCAATTCAATCTTCCCATTTCCAAGGGGCCGCATGATGACGTTATTAATTGTACTAGTCAGTACGATGGGTGGTGTAATTACTGCTGTCATTGCTGTATTAGGATTGAAAATATTTACCAGGGCTGAACTAATGAGTTTGCCAGTCATTAGCCGGTTTATGAAACGATAA